The Streptomyces sp. HUAS MG91 sequence GGCCTTCCCCTGTGCGGAACCGGGCTCTGCGGCAACCGGAACGGCGCAGACCACGGCCTCCGTACGGGCATGTTCGCCCACAGCGGAATCAGGGGCGGGCGATCCCGCTCCGGCCCCCGCCGCCTGCGCTCTCACCGGCTTTTTGGACACCCGGCCAGCCTAAAGCCCGGCACCGACATCCGCCCCGGAGCCACTGGATCGGCCCCCGTTTGGCCCCCTCCCCCTCGGGTTGTGACGCAGGTGCGGCAGACTTGTAGCTGAGTGACTGATCACACTGTTTGGACCGTCCGGCAAAATGGGCAGTCGGGAAAGGCTTTCCCGACCGTTTCCCACACTGCAGGCGACATAGGAGAGAAACTCGTGGACGACGTTCTGCGGCGCGCCCCGCTCTTCGCGGCGCTCGATGACGAGCAGGCCGCGGAGCTCCGCGCCTCCATGAGTGAGGTGACCCTCGCACGCGGCGACGCCCTGTTCCACGAGGGCGACCCCGGCGACCGCCTGTACGTGGTCACCGAGGGCAAGGTGAAGCTCCACCGCACGTCCCCCGACGGCCGCGAGAACATGCTGGCCGTGCTCGGCCCCGGCGAGCTGATCGGCGAGCTGTCGCTGTTCGACCCGGGCCCGCGCACCGCGACCGCCAGCGCGCTGACCGAGGTGAAGCTGCTCGGCCTCGGCCACGGCGACCTCCAGCCCTGGCTCAACGCACGCCCGGAGGTGGCCGCCGCCCTGCTGCGCGCCGTCGCCCGCCGCCTGCGCAAGACGAACGACCAGATGTCCGACCTGGTCTTCTCCGACGTGCCGGGCCGCGTGGCCCGCGCGCTCCTGGACCTGTCGCGCCGCTTCGGCGTGCAGTCCGAGGAGGGCATCCACGTCGTGCACGACCTCACGCAGGAAGAGCTGGCCCAGCTGGTCGGCGCCTCCCGCGAGACGGTGAACAAGGCCCTCGCGGACTTCGCGGGCCGCGGCTGGCTGCGCCTGGAGGCGCGCGCCGTGATCCTGCTGGACGTGGAGCGCCTCGCGAAGCGTTCGCGCTGACCCCGGCTCCGCACGACGGGTCCCGCCACACCTCGTGGCGGGACCCGTCGTCGTAGAACCGCCTGGAACCGACGAAGAACCGACGAAGAACCGGCGTGGACCGGCGGGCAACAGGCGGAGACCCACGGCGTCGAACCGCGGAAATACCGTGCTCCGGGCGCCTCTTCCCTGCACAGTTGCCCCATGGCCGATCCGCACCGTGGGCTCGACGCCCAGGGATACATCGCGCGCGAAGGCTCCCTGGGCCGTGTCCAGGAGCCCTTCCGCCCCGTCGTGGCCGCCGCCCGTGACCGGCTGCTCGACGTCTTCGGCGCGCGTCTGACGAGCGCGTACCTGTACGGGTCCGTGCCCCGCGGCACCGCGCGGCCGGGCCGCTCCGACCTCGACCTGCTGCTCGTGCTGCGCGCCGGGCCCACCGAGGCCGACCGCGCCGACGCGGGGACCCTCGACGCCGCGCTGGACAAGGAGTTCCCGCAGGTCGACGGCGTGAGCACGCTCGTGTACGGCCGGGAGCGGCTGCTGAGCGCGGCCGAGACGTACGACATGGGGTGGTTCGTGGCGTGTCTGTGCACGCCCCTGCTCGGGGAGGACCTGGCCGAGTACCTGCCGCGCTACCGGCCCACCTCACGGCTGGCCCGCGAGACCAACGGGGACCTGGCCGCCCGCCTGCCCCGCTGGCGCGAGCGGATCGCGCGGGCCACCACGGCGGACGAGCGACGGACGCTCGACCGGATCATCGCCCGCGGCCTGGTCCGCACCGCCTTCACCCTCGTCATGCCCCGCTGGAACGGCTGGACCGGCGAGCTGGACGAGATGGCCGAGGTGTTCGCCGAGTACTACCCGGAGTGGGGGCCGCGGATCAGGGCCGCGGCGGCGGCCGGTTACGCGCCCACCGGGGACGCCGGCGCCCTGCGCGGGTACACCGAGGAGCTCGGGCCGTGGCTCGCGGACGAGTACGCGCGCGTGCACGGCACCAAACAAGCCTGAGGGGCGTCAGAGGTAACAGGGGAAACAGGGGTATCAGGGGAATCAGGGGAGGAAGCACACCATGACCACACAGGCCGAGCTGGCCGCCCGCTTCGAGGCCGAGCGCGGGCGGCTGCGCTCCGTGGCGTACCGGATGCTCGGGTCGCTGGCCGAGGCGGAGGACGCGGTCCAGGAGGGGTGGCTTCGGCTGCAGCGGGCCGACGCCGGCGAGGTGCGCAATCTCGGCGGCTGGCTGACGACCGTCGTCGGACGGATCTGCCTCGACATGCTGCGGGCCAGGACCACGCGCCGCGAGGAGCCGCTGGAGGACGGGGGCGCCGAGACGTTCCGGCTGCCGGACCCCGTGGTCAGGCCCGCCGATCCGGTCCACGAGGCCGAGCTGGCCGACACCGTGGGGCTCGCGCTGCTGGTGGTGCTCGACACGCTGGCGCCCGCCGAGCGGCTGGCGTTCGTGCTGCACGACATGTTCGCCGTGCCGTTCGAGGACCTCGCGCCGATCGTGGAGCGCACGCCCGCGGCGACCCGGCAGCTGGCCAGCCGGGCGCGCCGCCGCGTCCAGGGCGCCACCGCGCCGGCCGACACCGATCTGGCCCGCCAGCGCGAGGTCGTCGGCGCCTGGCTGTCCGCGACCCGCGCCGGTGACTTCGAGGCGCTGCTCGAACTCCTCGACCCGGACGTGCTGCTGCGGGTCGACCAGGGTCCGGGCACGGCCGCGCTGCTGGTGCGCGGCGCCCTGGATGTGGCCGGTCAGGCGGCGCTCTACGGGCGGATGGCCCCGGACACCTTCCCGGCGTTCGTCGGCGACGGCATGGGCATGGTGACGGCGCCCGGCGGCAAGGTCGCCACCGTGGGCTGGTTCACCTTCCGCGCGGGCAGGGTCGTGGGCGTCGACATCATCACCGACCCCGGGCGGATCGCCGCGCTCGGCATCGACTGGTCCGCCGACCGGTGAATCCCTAGATGAGCCCGTGTTCGCGCAGGTAGTCGAGCTGGGCCAGGACGGACAGCTCGGCCGCCGGCCACAGGGAGCGGTCCACGTCCGCGTACACGTGGGCGACGACTTCGGCGGCCGTCGCGTGCCCGTCCTCGACGGCCGTCTCCACCTGGGCGAGCCGGTGGGCGCGGTGCGCGAGGTAGAACTCGACGGCGCCCTGGGCGTCCTCCAGGACCGGGCCGTGGCCGGGCAGCACCGTGTGCACCCCGTCGTCGACCGCGAGCGAGCGCAGGCTGCGCAGGGTGTCGAGGTAGTCGCCGAGGCGGCCGTCCGGGTGCGCGACCACGGTCGTGCCCCGGCCGAGGATGGTGTCGCCGGTCAACACGGCCCGGTCGGCCGGGAGATGGAAGCTCAGCGAGTCGGCGGTGTGGCCGGGGGTGGGGACGACGCGCAGTTCCAGGCCGCCGGTCGTGATGACGTCACCGGCCGCCAGGCCCTCGTCGCCCAGGCGCAGCGCCGGGTCGAGGGCGCGCACCTTGGTGCCGGTCAGCTCGGCGAACCGGCCCGCGCCCTCGGCGTGGTCGGGGTGGCCGTGCGTGAGGAGGGTGAGCGCGATCCGGCGGCCCGCCTTCTCGGCGACGGCGATCACGTTCTTCAGGTGGCCGTCGTCGAGCGGGCCCGGGTCGATCACGACGGCGAGGTCGCTGTCCGGCTCGGCGAGGATCCAGGTGTTGGTGCCGTCGAGGGTCATCGCGGACGCGTTCGGCGCGAGCACGTTGACGGCGCGGGCGGTGGCGGGGCCGGACAGCACCCCGCCGCGCGGCTGTCCGGGCAGGGCGGCGGCTTCGGTCATCGGTCAGTTGCTCCCGCCGGTCGGAATGTGCTTGGTGAACTCGTCGTGCCCGGGCCAGGACAGCACCACCTCGCCCGCTTCCAGCCGGGCCTGTGCCAGTACGGGCGTCAGGTCGCGCCCCGCGGCTCCGGCCAGGGCGTCGTGGGCGGTCCGGTAGGCGGTGAGGGTGCGCAGGGTCGCGATGGTGGGCGGCATCATCGTCAACTCGCCCTGGTCGTACGCGGCCGCGGCCCGCTCCGGGCGGATCCAGACCGTGCGGTCGGCCTCGGAGGAGTCGTCGCTGGTGCGCTGGCCCGCCGGGAGCGCGGCCGCGAAGAACCAGGTGTCGTAGCGGCGCGGCTCGAACTCGGGGGTGATCCAGCGGGCCCACGCGCCGAGCAGGTCGGAGCGCAGTACGAGGCCGCGCCGGTCCAGGAACTCGGCGAAGGAGAGGTCGCGGGCGATCAGTGCCTGCCGGTCGGCCTGCCACCGGTCGCCGGTGGTGTCGTCGACGACGCTGTCCGGGGCCGGGCCGGCGAGCAGCACGCCCGCCTCCTCGAAGGTCTCGCGCACCGCGGCGCAGACGATCGCCTGGGCGTCCTTCTCCGGCACGCCGAGCCGCTCGGCCCAGGTCTGCCGGGAGGGGCCCGCCCAGCGCACCTGGCGGTCGTCGTCGCGCGGGTCGACGCCGCCGCCGGGATAGGCGTAGGCGCCGGCCGCGAAGGCCATCGACGTACGTCTGCGGAGCATGTGGACCTCGAGGGCGCCGGGGGTGTCCGGGGCGTCTCTGAGGAGCATCACGGTGGCGGCGCGGCGCGGGGTCGCGGCCGTCAGGGTGCCGGCGGCGAGGGCGCGGATGCGGTCCGGCCACTCCGGGGGGTACCACTGGCCGTTGGACATGGCCGGAGGTTATCCCGACTCGACGGGATGTTCGAGAGGCGGTTCGTCGGGTGCGGGCCGGTGGCCGCTTCTCGCGCAGTTCCCCGCGCCCCTGAGATGCCTGCGGCATCCAGGGGCGCGGGGAACTGCGCGGCCGGGCACGACAGAAGGGGCTAGGCCTCCGGGGTCAGCTCCACCTGGATCTCCACCTCGACCGGCGAGTCCAGCGGCAGCACAGCGACACCGACGGCACTGCGCGCGTGCACACCCTTGTCGCCGAGAACCTCACCGAGCAGCTCACTGGCACCGTTGACGACCCCGGGCTGCCCGGTGAAGTCGGCGGCGGAGGCGACGAAGCCGACGACCTTCACGACGCGCGCGATCCGGTCCAGGTCACCGGCGACGGACTTCACGGCCGCCAGCGCGTTCAGCGCGCAGACGCGGGCCAGCTCCTTGGCCTCCTCGGCAGTGACCTCGGCGCCGACCTTGCCGGTCAGCGTCAGCTTGCCGTCGACCATCGGGAGCTGCCCGGCCGTGTACACGTGGACACCGGACTGCACGGCCGGCTGGTACGCGGCGACCGGCGGCACGACGGGCGGCAGGGTCAGGCCCAGCTCGGCGAGCCGCGCCTCCACCGCGCCGCTCACGCGCTCTTCTCCCGCTTCAGGTACGCCACCAGCTGCTCGGGGTTGTTCGGTCCGGGCACGACCTGGACCAGCTCCCAGCCGTCCTCGCCCCAGGTGTCCAGGATCTGCTTCGTCGCGTGCACCAGCAGCGGCACAGTCGCGTACTCCCACTTCTTAGCCATGAGGCCGACTGTAGCCGCCGAACCGAGGTGCGTCGTTCCGGAGGCTGCTGCGTGATCCGCCCCCGTTCTGGTTACGCTCGAATACGTGAGCAGGCTCCAGGTCGTCAGCGGCAAGGGCGGTACCGGAAAGACCACGGTCGCCGCCGCACTCGCGCTCGCCCTCGCGACGAAGGGCAAGCGCACTCTCCTCGTGGAGGTGGAGGGCAGGCAGGGCATCGCACAGCTCTTTGAGACGGAGGCGCTCCCCTACGAGGAGCGGAAGATCGCCGTCGCGCCCGGCGGCGGGGAGGTGTACGCGCTCGCCATCGATCCGGAACTGGCGCTGCTCGACTACCTCCAGATGTTCTACAAGCTGGGCGGCGCCGGCCGCGCCCTGAAGAAGCTGGGCGCGATCGACTTCGCCACGACCATCGCGCCGGGCCTCAGGGACGTACTCCTGACCGGCAAGGCGTGCGAGGCGGTCCGCAGGAAGGACAAGCAGGGGCGGTACGCGTACGACTACGTCGTCATGGACGCGCCGCCCACCGGCCGCATCACCCGCTTCCTGAACGTGAACGACGAGGTCGCGGGGCTGGCCAGGATGGGCCCGATACACAATCAGGCGCAGGCGGTCATGCGGGTCATCAAGTCCCCGCAGACCGCGGTGCACCTGGTGACCCTCCTGGAGGAGATGCCGGTGCAGGAGACCCTCGACGGGGTCGCCGAACTGCGCGCCGCGCAACTGCCCGTAGGACGGATCATGGTGAACATGGTGCGGCCCGCGCTTCTGGGGGAACCCGCCCTGGCGCTGACCCGTTCGCCGTCCGTCGCGCCGGAGGTCACCGGGGCCCTGACGGCGGCCGGGCTCAGCGGCGCGAAGCGGCTCGTGGGGCCGCTGCTCGCGCAGGCGGAGGAGTACGCGGAGCGGTACGTCCTGGAGCGCGCCCAGCGCGAGCTGCTCACCGGGGCGGAGCTGCCGCTGCACGAACTTCCGCTGCTCACCGAGGGGTTGGACCTCGCGGGCCTGTACACGCTCGCCGAGGAACTGCGACGGCAAGGGATCTGAGGGACCGTTTCGATGACGCTGAACCCGGCAGGTGCGCTCGACATCGACCCGCTGCTCGACGACCCGGCCACCCGCATCGTGGTCTGCTGCGGCTCCGGCGGGGTCGGCAAGACCACCACCGCCGCGGCGCTCGGCCTGCGCGCCGCCGAGCGCGGCCGCAAGGTGGTCGTGCTGACCATCGACCCGGCCCGGCGGCTCGCCCAGTCGATGGGCATCGACTCCCTGGACAACGTGCCGCGCCGGGTGAAGGGCATCGAGACGGGCGGTGACGCGGCGGGCGGCGAGCTGCACGCCATGATGCTCGACATGAAGCGCACCTTCGACGAGATCGTCGAGGCGCACGCGGACGGCGAGCGGGCCGAGGCGATCCTGAACAACCCCTTCTACCAGTCGCTCTCGGCGGGCTTCGCGGGCACGCAGGAGTACATGGCGATGGAGAAGCTGGGCCAGCTCAGGGCCCGGGACACCTGGGACCTGATCATCGTCGACACCCCGCCGTCGCGCTCGGCGCTCGACTTCCTGGACGCGCCGAAGCGGCTCGGCTCGTTCCTCGACGGCAAGCTGATCCGCGTCCTGATGGCCCCCGCGAAGGTCGGCGGGCGCGCCGGGATGAAGTTCCTGAACGTCGGGATGTCGATGATGACCGGCGCCCTCGGCAAGCTCCTCGGCGGGCAGCTGCTGCGGGACGTACAGACGTTCGTGGCCGCGATGGACACCATGTTCGGCGGATTCCGTACCCGCGCGGACGCCACCTACAAGCTCCTCCAGGCGCCCGGCACGGCCTTCCTCGTCGTCGCCGCGCCCGAGCGGGACGCGCTGCGCGAGGCCGCGTACTTCGTGGAACGCCTGGCCGCGGAGCGGATGCCGCTCGCCGGTCTGGTGCTCAACCGGGTGCACGGCAGCGGCGCCGCCCGGCTGTCCGCCGAGCGGGCGCTCGCCGCCGCGGAAAATCTTGACGAGCGCCGCATTGTGGATCAGCCGCCCGGGAAGGAAGAGGGTCGTACTCCTCCCGAGTCCACTCCCGAATCAGCTACCGCGCCGGATCCCGTGTCAGGCTCCCCCGCCGCAGCGGAGACTCCCGCAGACCCCAGCACCGAGCAATTGACCGCGGGACTCCTGCGGTTGCACGCCGAGCGGATGCGGCTCGTCGCGCGTGAACAGCGCACGCGTGACCGCTTCACCGCGCTCCACCCCGAGGTCGCCGTGGCCGAGATCGCGGCGCTGCCCGGCGATGTGCACGACCTGGCAGGCCTCAGGGACATCGGAGACCGGCTCGCGGCCGGTGGCACTCCGGCCGGAGCTGAATGAGCCGTACGCGCCCGCACGTCGGCCGTGCGGTCGCGGCCCGGAGCCGGTCAGGGCTCCGGTGCACGAGGGTGCGGCGCCGTCCTACCCGACGGCGGCGAACCTCTCGTACGTCTCGTCGTTGTCGAGTTCCGCGGGCAGCAGGCCCGCACTGCGCTCGTACTCCGTCCGCGCCGTCTCAAGCAGCCGGCGCCATGAGGTGACGGTCGGACGCCTGCGCAGCAGTGCGCGGCGCTCCCGCTCCGTCATGCCACCCCACACGCCGAACTCGACGCGATTGTCGAGCGCGTCCGCCAGGCACTCGGTCCGCACGGGACATCCCGTGCACACCGCCTTCGCCCGGTTCTGCGCTGCTCCTTGAACGAACAGTTCATCCGGATCGGTAGTGCGGCAGGCCGCCTGCGCACTCCAGTCGACTACCCAGCCCATACCGGCGCCGTCCTCTCCCGAATCGAGGCTCCCCCACGGCGGCAGCGGCATATTCACCGCCGCCAGTTGAGGACGTTACGGAAGGTGGGCACAGCGCAACACCCCCTTCGGGCCCAATCTTGAATGGCCCGAACGGACTATGCGTAAGCGGCAGATCACCCGACGGAGTGACCGGGAGACATGCGTAACAACCCCGGCAAATAGGGACAGTTCACTTGCGCCACAACGGGCGCCGGATGACACACGAGGCGGTATCGGACACCTTCCGGGCCTCGCGCGGAGGGTCGCGGGAGGCTCTGGAATGACTACAAGAGGCACGTCAGAGGTATTGAGGAAATGCCGGGAACGTTTCGGGGCCGTCCCACGTCTTGATACGAGACCGCACTGCTGTGACAGTTGAGTGCAGCTTAGGCCAAGGCATATACGCCTGTCCGGAGAATCAGAACGTAGGCTGCCCTGCATGGGAAAGAAGCGCTCGGCCGGTGACGGCGGCGGTATGTCGCCGGCTCAACAGGCCGCCAAGTTCCTCGGTGTCAGCGTGCTCGCGGGAGCCGTGCTCGCCGGAATCGCGCTGCCCGCCGCGGGCGCGCTCGGCCTGGCCGCCAAGGGCTCGGTCGAGGAATTCGACGACACGCCGGCGGCGCTGAAGCAGCCGCCGCTCAGCCAGCGCAGCACGATCCTGGACGCCCAGGGCGGAAAGATCGCGACGGTCTACGACCGCGACCGCACCGTGGTGAAGCTCGACGAGATCTCCCCGTACATGCAGAAGGCGATCGTCGCGATCGAGGACTCGCGCTTCTTCGAGCACGGGGCGATCGACGCGAAGGGCATCCTGCGCGCCATCAACGCGAACGCGCGGGGCGGCGGCGTCGCCCAGGGCGCGTCCACGCTCACCCAGCAGTACGTGAAGAACGTCTTCATGGAGGAGGCGGGCGACGACCCGACGAAGCTGGCGCAGGCCACCCAGCAGACGATCGGGCGCAAGGTCCGCGAGCTGAAGTACGCGATCCAGATCGAGAAGGACCTCGGCAAGAAGAAGATCCTCTCCAACTACCTGAACATCACGTACTTCGGTCAGCAGGCGTACGGCGTCGAGGCCGCCTCGCAGCGCTACTTCTCCAAGTCGGCCAAGGACCTGACGGTCCAGGAGGCCGCGCTCCTCGCCGGCATCGTGCAGTCCCCGAGCCGCTACGACCCGGTCAACGACGAGGCCGAGGCGAAGAAGCGGCGCAACATCGTGCTGCAGCGCATGGCCGACGTGCACGACATCTCGCAGGCCGAGGCCGACAAGGCCAAGGCGACGGGCCTCGGCCTGAAGGTCAGCAAGCCGCAGAACGGCTGCATCACCGCGGTCAAGGGCGCGGCCTTCTTCTGCGACTACGTCGAGCAGGTCGTGAAGAACGACCCGGCCTTCGGCAAGACGAAGGAGGCGCGCGCCAAGCTCTGGAGCCGCGGCGGCCTCACCGTCCGGACGACGCTGGACCCGCAGGCCCAGGACTCGGTCCAGGCCTCCATCAAGAGCAACGTGTACCAGACGGACTCGGTCGCCACGGCGGTCACACTCGTCGAGCCGGGCAGCGGCAAGATCCTCGGCATGGGCCAGTCGAAGCCGTACGGCTACGGCAAGAACGAGACGTCGATCAACTACTCGGTGAACTCGGCGTACCACGGCTCCAACTACGGCTTCCCGACCGGTTCGACGTTCAAGCCGTTCGTGGCGGCGGCCGCGCTGGAGAACGGCACGCCGATCACGCAGCAGTACGGGGCGCCGTACCAGATGCCGTACCCGGACACCGTGCAGACGTGCAGCGGCAAGCCGTGGAAGAACGACGGCGGCTACAAGCTGGAGAACGAGAACGAGTCGGAGAACGGCCCCTACCGCCTCAAGGAGGCGATGGAGAAGTCCATCAACACGTACTTCGTGGAGATGCTGGCCGACACCGGCATGTGCCCGGTCGTGAAGATGACGAACAAGCTGGGCGTGGTCCAGGGCAACGGCACGAAGGTGCCCGAGGTGCCCTCGTCGATGACCCTCGGCTCGACGGGTCTGTCGCCACTGACGATGGCCTCCGCGTACGCCGCGTTCGCCAACGAGGGCACGTACTGCACCCCGATCGCCATCGAGTCGATCACGGACGCCAACGGCAAGTCGCTGGCCGTCCCGAAGACGAAGTGCTCGCGCGCCATGTCGACGCAGACCGCGGACAAGATCAATACGCTGCTCAGCGGTGTGACCGACTCCGGTACGGGCCAGCAGGCCGGCCTCTCCGACCGGGACAACGCCGGTAAGACGGGTACGACGGACGCCCGGAAGAACGCCTGGTTCGTCGGCTACACGCCGAACCTGGCGGGCGCCGTCTGGGTCGGCAGCGCCTCGCAGGGCGTCGAAATGACGAACATCACCATCGGCGGCCGGTACCACGCCAAGGTGTACGGCGCCGACACGCCCGGCCCGATCTGGCGGGCGGCGATGACCGGCGCCCTGTCCGGCAAGGAAGCGCCCGGCTTCACCATGGTCGACATCCCCGACCTGGACAAGGACAAGGGCAAGGGCCGGGACAAGGGCGGTGACCAGGGCGGCGATCAGGGCCAGGGCGACGGCAAGCCCGGCGGCACCAGCCCCGATCCGGGCAACGGCTTCCCCGACGGGCTGTTCCAGGGCCAGGGGAACGGCGGGAACGACAACGGCGGGAACGGGAACGGCGGCGGCTGGGGCCGGTAGTCGGACCCGGGACCACAGCTGAAAGGGGCGCCCCCGTGGGGGCGCCCCTTTTCGTTCTCCGTGCGGCCCGGGCTCAGCCGACGAGCAGCTTCTTGACCGCCGCGGCGACCCGGCCGCCCTCGGCGCGGTCCCCGACCTTCGGCTTCACGATCTTCATGACCTGGCCCATGGCGCGGGGGCCCTCGGCGCCGGCCGCCTTCGCCTCCTCGACCGCCTGCGCGACGATCTGCTCCAGCTCGGCGTCGGACAGCTGCTGCGGCAGGTACTGGGCGAGCACCTCGCCCTCCGCCACCTCACGGGCGGCGGACTCGGCACGCCCGCCCTTCTCGAAGGCCTCGGCGGCCTCGCGGCGCTTCTTCGCCTCCTTGACGATCACCGCCTGCACCTCGTCATCGGCGAGCTCGCGCTTCTCCTTGCCGGCGACCTCCTGGGTCGTGATGGCGGCGAGGGTCATCCGGAGCGTCGAGGAGCGCAGCTCGTCTCGCCCCTTGATCGCGGCGTTGAGGTCGTCCTGCAGCTTCGACTTGAGCGTGGTCATGACTTGATTGTCGCAGGTGTACGGGGCGTCACGCCCGCCGATTTCCGGGCCCCCGGCCGTCTGACACGATGGGCGCATGCGCGCGCGATACGGGATTCCCCTGAAGGTCTCTGCTGGCATCGTGGCGGCGGGCGCCGCCACCGTCGCCTACTCCGCGGGTTTCGAGGCCCGCTCGTTCCGCCTGCGACGCGTCACGGTCCCGGTCCTGCCCTCCGGTATGCAGCCGCTGCGCGTCCTCCAGGTCTCCGACATCCACATGGTCGGCGGGCAGCGCAAGAAGCAGCGCTGGCTGCGTTCGCTGGCCGGTCTGCGCCCCGACTTCGTCATCAACACGGGCGACAACCTCTCCGACCCGGAGGGTGTGCCCGAGGTGCTCGACGCGCTCGGGCCGCTGATGGAGTTCCCGGGCGCGTACGTGTTCGGCTCCAACGACTACTACGGGCCCCGGCCCCGCAACCCCGCCCGGTACCTCCTGGAGAAGGTGCAGGGCCGGCACGGTCTGAACGGCAACCCGCCGGTCGTCGGCGCCATCCACAACCCGTGGGAGGACCTGCGCGACGGCTTCGACGAGGCCGGCTGGCTGAACCTCACCAACACGCGCGGCACGCTCAAGGTGTCGGGCGTCGAGATCGGCTTCACCGGCCTGGACGACCCGCACATCAAGCGCGACCGGTACGCGGAGGTGGCGGGCGGCCCCGCGGCCGGCCCGGACTTCTCGATGGCCGTGGTGCACGCCCCGTACCTGCGGGTCCTGGACGCCTTCGCCGCGGACGCCTACCCGCTGATCCTGGCCGGGCACACACACGGCGGCCAGGTCTGCGTCCCCTTCTACGGCGCCCTGGTCACCAACTGCGACCTGGACACCGACCGCGTCAAGGGCCTGTCCCGGCACACGGCGGAGGGCAACACGTCCTACCTGCACGTCTCGGCGGGCTGCGGCGCGAACCGCTACACCCCGTTCCGCTTCGCCTGCCCGCCGGAGGCGACGCTGCTGACGCTGGCGCCGAAGACGTCGACCCGCTGACCGTCCCACCCGGACGTACGGTGGATCGCATGATCACGCCGAACTCCGCCGCCTCCGTCCCGGCGGAGGCGGTCGTCCCGGTCCGCCGCCGCCCCGTCGCGGCGGCGTTCCGCTGTCTGACCGCCCTCGCGGCCCTGACCGGCATCGTCATCGACCTGACGATCAGCGACAGCGCCCTGCGCGTCCTGAGCTACTTCACGATCCAGTCGAACATCCTGGTCGCGGTCGTCCTCGCCGTCTCGGCATGGCGCGCCTGGTCGTCCCGCCCGCCGCTCCCGCCCCTGGTGACGGGTGGCACCCTGCTCTTCATCTGCATCACGGGCCTCGTCTACCACTTCGTCCTGGCCAACTCCTCGTCCGGCTTCTCCATGACGGACGACGCG is a genomic window containing:
- a CDS encoding GatB/YqeY domain-containing protein, yielding MTTLKSKLQDDLNAAIKGRDELRSSTLRMTLAAITTQEVAGKEKRELADDEVQAVIVKEAKKRREAAEAFEKGGRAESAAREVAEGEVLAQYLPQQLSDAELEQIVAQAVEEAKAAGAEGPRAMGQVMKIVKPKVGDRAEGGRVAAAVKKLLVG
- a CDS encoding metallophosphoesterase — translated: MRARYGIPLKVSAGIVAAGAATVAYSAGFEARSFRLRRVTVPVLPSGMQPLRVLQVSDIHMVGGQRKKQRWLRSLAGLRPDFVINTGDNLSDPEGVPEVLDALGPLMEFPGAYVFGSNDYYGPRPRNPARYLLEKVQGRHGLNGNPPVVGAIHNPWEDLRDGFDEAGWLNLTNTRGTLKVSGVEIGFTGLDDPHIKRDRYAEVAGGPAAGPDFSMAVVHAPYLRVLDAFAADAYPLILAGHTHGGQVCVPFYGALVTNCDLDTDRVKGLSRHTAEGNTSYLHVSAGCGANRYTPFRFACPPEATLLTLAPKTSTR
- a CDS encoding transglycosylase domain-containing protein translates to MGKKRSAGDGGGMSPAQQAAKFLGVSVLAGAVLAGIALPAAGALGLAAKGSVEEFDDTPAALKQPPLSQRSTILDAQGGKIATVYDRDRTVVKLDEISPYMQKAIVAIEDSRFFEHGAIDAKGILRAINANARGGGVAQGASTLTQQYVKNVFMEEAGDDPTKLAQATQQTIGRKVRELKYAIQIEKDLGKKKILSNYLNITYFGQQAYGVEAASQRYFSKSAKDLTVQEAALLAGIVQSPSRYDPVNDEAEAKKRRNIVLQRMADVHDISQAEADKAKATGLGLKVSKPQNGCITAVKGAAFFCDYVEQVVKNDPAFGKTKEARAKLWSRGGLTVRTTLDPQAQDSVQASIKSNVYQTDSVATAVTLVEPGSGKILGMGQSKPYGYGKNETSINYSVNSAYHGSNYGFPTGSTFKPFVAAAALENGTPITQQYGAPYQMPYPDTVQTCSGKPWKNDGGYKLENENESENGPYRLKEAMEKSINTYFVEMLADTGMCPVVKMTNKLGVVQGNGTKVPEVPSSMTLGSTGLSPLTMASAYAAFANEGTYCTPIAIESITDANGKSLAVPKTKCSRAMSTQTADKINTLLSGVTDSGTGQQAGLSDRDNAGKTGTTDARKNAWFVGYTPNLAGAVWVGSASQGVEMTNITIGGRYHAKVYGADTPGPIWRAAMTGALSGKEAPGFTMVDIPDLDKDKGKGRDKGGDQGGDQGQGDGKPGGTSPDPGNGFPDGLFQGQGNGGNDNGGNGNGGGWGR